In Microvenator marinus, one genomic interval encodes:
- the lipA gene encoding lipoyl synthase, with amino-acid sequence MKRISLPVLEPRVEPKGDQRNSGPARPTLQHLEDQAGPRPRWIRKRLSLNSDYFETKRLVEDARLHTICESGQCPNIVECWSRKSLTIMILGNVCTRSCGFCDVQTGRPGAVDVTEPERVATTLAKLNLNYVVITSVDRDDLPDGGAEIWAQTIRRIHEASPGTGVEVLTPDFKGVASDIQTVLDAVPECFSHNLETVEELHRTVRPQARYDRSIAVLEQAARDGRSLVKTGLMLGLGESNDQVLKAMKDLVDAGVQVLNLGQYLRPSKRHLPVMRWVTPEEFEMFKTEGEAMGFKHVESGPLVRSSYMADAQAEIVASKG; translated from the coding sequence ATGAAACGCATCTCATTACCGGTGCTCGAGCCACGAGTAGAGCCTAAAGGTGACCAACGAAATTCTGGGCCAGCCCGTCCTACGCTTCAACATCTTGAAGACCAGGCAGGACCGCGCCCGAGGTGGATTCGAAAACGCCTCAGCCTGAACTCCGACTACTTTGAGACTAAAAGGTTGGTGGAAGATGCGCGATTGCACACAATTTGTGAATCAGGACAGTGCCCGAATATCGTTGAATGTTGGAGCCGAAAGTCTCTGACGATCATGATCTTGGGAAATGTTTGTACGCGGAGTTGCGGATTTTGTGACGTCCAGACTGGGCGCCCGGGCGCTGTCGACGTGACTGAGCCAGAACGTGTCGCAACGACGCTTGCCAAGTTAAACCTGAATTACGTGGTGATTACTTCGGTGGACAGAGACGATCTGCCCGACGGAGGCGCTGAGATTTGGGCGCAAACCATTCGGCGCATTCACGAAGCGAGTCCCGGAACAGGTGTAGAAGTTCTGACTCCGGACTTTAAGGGCGTCGCATCGGATATACAAACGGTTCTGGATGCGGTTCCCGAGTGTTTCTCTCATAATCTTGAGACCGTGGAAGAATTGCATCGTACCGTCAGGCCGCAGGCTCGATATGACCGCAGTATCGCAGTCTTGGAACAGGCGGCACGCGACGGCCGCTCGCTCGTTAAGACTGGCTTGATGCTGGGTCTTGGTGAGTCGAACGATCAGGTTCTAAAGGCGATGAAAGACCTTGTAGATGCAGGTGTGCAAGTACTCAACCTCGGCCAGTACTTGAGACCGTCGAAGAGGCACTTACCTGTGATGAGGTGGGTCACGCCTGAGGAGTTCGAGATGTTTAAGACCGAGGGCGAAGCCATGGGCTTTAAACATGTTGAGTCCGGCCCTCTCGTGCGTTCAAGTTATATGGCAGATGCACAGGCCGAGATCGTAGCCAGCAAAGGTTAA
- the uvrA gene encoding excinuclease ABC subunit UvrA — protein sequence MTKPKHSTLPDLPQTSANEDLLIVEGARVHNLQSVSVRIPKRKLVVFTGPSGSGKSSLAFDTIYAEGRRRYVESMSIYARMFLGTAEKPDVDRLAGLSPAISIEQQTTVTNPRSTVGTVTEIYDHMRVLWAQLSVLKSEDNSSLTESQILSRLIELPDGTKYMLLAPLVQNRKGEFKDLLASLRKAGVARARIDGEISELESIEKLDLKKKHNIDVVVDRLVARPQARGRIEEALTNALSAGEGRVILLIPGEGGAQAHEEVFVRDQAQRSLSHQNFSFNSPVGWCPACRGIGTRPHLDPSLLILNPGLSLLDGALVPLGREPSREAKSFVLVQEVESIWDDLFEMQNEGFLDLATPWNQIEPTVQDLILNGKRGVFAGIIKLLAQLRRKSQRQAVKDMLDEFYIDTQCADCQGTRLNDEALKYTFAGKTIAEIGDLNLNAAYTFFDQAKLSGRDATIGEELVKEIASRLKFLVDVGLSYLTLNRGTATLSGGESQRMRLASQLGSDLSGVLYILDEPSIGLHQKDNDQLLETLQNLRDRGNSIIVVEHDRETMERADFLVDFGPGAGRNGGEIVAAGKPEDVINTAGSITGDYLAGRRSLETPKKRRKGTGKKLSVKGATHHNLKSVDVEIPLGTFTCVTGVSGAGKSSLVNEIILPAVARHVFWKHRTVGAHESISGLENFDKIVEIDQSPIGRTPRSNPATYTKVFDLIRQVFSNLPDAKVYGFSPGRFSFNVAGGRCEECQGAGVKKVEMGFLADVWVPCDLCHGQRFNSTTLMVRYKGKSISDVLNMTVAEAAEFFAAQPKISRVLETLLDVGLDYIQLGQSSTTLSGGEAQRIKLSRELAKIATGNTLYILDEPSTGLHFDDIRRLLGVVDQLVDAGNTVLMIEHNLDIIKAADYVIDMGPDGGEAGGEVVAQGIPEQVARVAKSYTGNYLKDVL from the coding sequence ATGACCAAGCCAAAACATTCCACACTTCCAGACCTCCCTCAAACGAGCGCCAATGAGGACCTTCTCATTGTAGAAGGGGCCCGGGTTCACAACCTTCAGTCTGTGAGCGTCAGGATTCCGAAGCGAAAGCTCGTGGTATTCACCGGCCCGAGCGGCTCGGGAAAGTCCAGTTTGGCCTTTGACACCATCTACGCTGAGGGGCGTCGGAGGTATGTGGAGTCCATGTCGATCTACGCGCGGATGTTTTTAGGGACAGCCGAGAAGCCCGATGTAGACCGACTGGCTGGCCTCAGCCCAGCAATCAGTATCGAACAGCAAACAACCGTGACCAATCCACGAAGCACTGTCGGTACCGTGACCGAAATCTACGACCATATGCGTGTGCTATGGGCTCAGCTTTCGGTCTTGAAGTCTGAGGACAATTCATCGTTGACTGAATCACAGATCCTTTCCCGTCTGATCGAGCTTCCTGACGGTACAAAGTACATGCTCCTCGCCCCTTTGGTTCAGAACCGAAAGGGCGAGTTCAAGGACCTGCTGGCTAGCCTCCGGAAGGCGGGGGTTGCCCGCGCACGGATCGACGGAGAAATCTCAGAACTCGAGTCGATCGAAAAGCTCGACCTAAAGAAGAAGCACAACATCGACGTCGTCGTGGATCGTTTGGTCGCCCGGCCCCAAGCGCGTGGACGCATCGAAGAAGCCCTGACCAACGCTCTGAGTGCTGGCGAAGGGCGTGTGATCCTCCTCATCCCCGGCGAAGGAGGCGCACAGGCACACGAAGAGGTGTTCGTGCGGGACCAGGCGCAACGGAGCCTCAGCCACCAGAACTTCTCATTCAACAGTCCCGTAGGTTGGTGCCCTGCATGCCGCGGAATCGGCACAAGGCCCCATCTCGACCCGTCATTGCTCATCCTCAACCCCGGCCTCTCACTACTCGATGGCGCGCTCGTACCGCTCGGAAGGGAGCCTTCTCGCGAGGCAAAGTCATTCGTGCTCGTTCAAGAAGTAGAATCGATCTGGGACGACCTCTTTGAAATGCAGAACGAAGGCTTTCTCGATCTCGCGACGCCATGGAACCAGATTGAGCCCACAGTCCAAGACCTTATCCTCAACGGTAAACGCGGCGTGTTCGCCGGGATTATCAAGCTCCTTGCGCAGCTGAGGCGGAAGTCACAAAGACAAGCCGTCAAAGACATGCTCGACGAATTCTACATCGACACACAATGCGCCGATTGCCAGGGTACGCGGCTCAATGACGAAGCATTGAAGTACACATTTGCGGGCAAGACCATCGCCGAGATTGGTGACCTAAACCTAAACGCCGCGTACACATTCTTTGACCAAGCCAAGCTGAGCGGCCGAGACGCGACAATCGGTGAGGAATTGGTCAAGGAGATCGCGTCGCGACTCAAATTCCTTGTGGATGTGGGCCTGAGCTACCTCACCCTCAATCGCGGCACGGCCACATTGAGCGGCGGAGAGTCTCAACGAATGAGGCTCGCAAGCCAATTGGGGAGTGACCTCTCGGGAGTTCTCTACATCTTGGATGAGCCGAGTATTGGACTACATCAAAAGGATAACGATCAACTTCTGGAAACCTTGCAGAATCTACGCGACCGGGGGAACTCGATCATCGTTGTGGAGCACGACAGGGAAACCATGGAACGCGCCGACTTTTTGGTCGACTTCGGCCCTGGAGCGGGGCGAAACGGTGGTGAAATTGTTGCCGCAGGAAAACCCGAAGATGTGATCAACACTGCGGGATCCATCACGGGAGATTACTTAGCCGGCCGAAGAAGCCTCGAGACACCCAAGAAGAGACGTAAAGGAACGGGCAAGAAGCTGAGCGTCAAAGGGGCGACACACCACAACCTCAAGTCCGTCGACGTCGAGATCCCGCTTGGGACCTTCACATGCGTGACCGGAGTCTCTGGGGCGGGAAAGAGCTCGCTTGTTAACGAGATCATTCTTCCTGCGGTAGCGCGTCACGTCTTCTGGAAGCACCGTACCGTGGGTGCTCATGAGAGCATTTCGGGTCTCGAGAATTTCGATAAGATCGTTGAGATCGATCAGTCGCCTATCGGACGAACGCCGCGCTCCAATCCCGCGACCTACACCAAAGTCTTCGATCTGATCCGTCAGGTGTTCTCGAATCTGCCCGACGCCAAAGTATATGGATTCTCGCCTGGGAGGTTTTCCTTCAACGTGGCCGGCGGGCGCTGCGAAGAGTGTCAGGGCGCGGGCGTCAAGAAGGTGGAAATGGGCTTTCTGGCTGACGTCTGGGTACCGTGCGACCTCTGTCATGGCCAGCGATTCAACTCCACAACGTTGATGGTCCGTTACAAGGGCAAGTCTATTTCCGATGTCCTCAACATGACCGTGGCGGAGGCAGCAGAGTTTTTTGCGGCTCAACCGAAGATTTCACGAGTTCTGGAAACCCTTCTCGATGTGGGACTCGACTATATCCAGCTTGGGCAAAGCTCGACCACTCTCTCTGGCGGAGAGGCCCAGCGCATCAAGCTGTCACGTGAGTTGGCCAAGATCGCTACAGGCAACACCCTCTACATTTTGGATGAACCGAGTACCGGCCTTCATTTTGACGATATTCGCCGTCTCCTCGGGGTTGTCGATCAGCTTGTGGATGCGGGAAATACTGTGCTGATGATCGAGCACAATTTGGACATCATCAAGGCTGCAGACTACGTCATCGACATGGGGCCCGATGGAGGAGAAGCGGGAGGCGAGGTTGTCGCTCAGGGTATCCCAGAGCAAGTTGCCCGTGTGGCCAAAAGCTACACGGGCAATTATCTCAAAGATGTGTTGTGA
- the rpsU gene encoding 30S ribosomal protein S21: MEVPVIDNNVNRALNSLKREIGREGVNREVKRRKYYEKPSVAKRRKTREAERQRRKDSRRETSRSF, from the coding sequence ATTGAAGTGCCCGTGATCGACAATAACGTGAATCGCGCTTTGAATTCGCTCAAGCGCGAGATCGGCCGCGAAGGTGTTAACCGCGAGGTGAAGCGCCGAAAGTATTACGAAAAGCCAAGCGTGGCTAAGCGTCGTAAGACCCGCGAAGCTGAGCGCCAGCGTCGTAAAGACTCGCGACGAGAGACCTCTCGGTCTTTCTGA